The Cydia pomonella isolate Wapato2018A chromosome 20, ilCydPomo1, whole genome shotgun sequence genome contains a region encoding:
- the LOC133529306 gene encoding bleomycin hydrolase yields MFKFTAVQGDHSIANLNYYLIERVSSFINFVQHHRFYWSVGPLIKIFTIVSVFGIVRRSFGSYLIRRKSTMSSKPLSVETLSELRNKFYADPKNELAQNVCTRFDPFEVAISKRRQDSQLHVYNIKIESEGKPVTNQESSGRCWLFAALNVMRLPFCKKYAIDDFEFSQSYLFFWDKIERSHYWLNNIVATAKQGEELDGRLVNFLLKDPINDGGQWDMIVNIVNKYGVMPKKCFPESFSSRKSLHMNALIKTKLREFAKELRDLVAKKVSDDDIQSTINRQIGVIYHIVATCLGTPPEKFTFDYYNKEKAYNTFGSLTPKEFYDKHVRPLFDVDDKVCLVSDPRSSNPFGRLFTLQCLGNVVGGRQTAYNNQPIETLMHVVKDSIAGGEAVWFGCEVSKRFERKNGLEDLDAHDYKLVFNTEVQIGLQKADRLHYGDSCMTHAMVFTAVGTDENGKPTKFRVENSYSDKEYDKGYLLLTEPWFREFVFEVVVDKKYVPAEVIEVFKQTPQVLPAWDPMGTLACPLCSKE; encoded by the exons ATGTTCAAATTTACCGCCGTACAAGGGGATCACAGTATTGCCAAT TTGAATTATTACTTGATAGAAAGAGTAAGTAGCTTCATAAATTTTGTGCAACATCACCGGTTTTATTGGTCCGTAGGTccgttaattaaaatatttacaattgtttcagTGTTTGGTATTGTTAGACGTTCCTTTGGTTCATATTTGATAAGAAGAAAGTCTACAATGTCGTCAA AGCCCTTGAGTGTAGAAACATTGTCGGAACTGAGAAACAAGTTCTATGCGGACCCCAAGAATGAACTGGCTCAGAATGTGTGCACCCGTTTTGACCCATTCGAAGTGGCTATCAGCAAACGGAGACAGGATAGCCAGCTCCACGTGTATAACATCAAG ATAGAATCAGAAGGCAAGCCGGTAACCAACCAGGAGAGCTCCGGGCGCTGCTGGCTATTCGCGGCCCTAAACGTCATGCGGCTACCGTTCTGCAAGAAATACGCCATCGACGACTTCGAATTCTCGCAGAG CTACCTTTTCTTCTGGGACAAGATCGAACGTTCCCACTACTGGCTGAACAATATTGTTGCCACCGCAAAGCAGGGCGAGGAATTGGACGGCCGGCTAGTCAACTTCTTATTGAAG GACCCAATAAACGATGGCGGACAATGGGATATGATCGTGAACATCGTCAACAAGTACGGCGTCATGCCCAAGAAGTGCTTCCCCGAATCCTTCAGCTCCAGGAAGAGCTTACATATGAACGCGCTCATCAAAACCAAG CTTCGCGAGTTTGCAAAAGAACTACGTGACTTGGTGGCCAAAAAGGTGTCTGACGATGACATTCAATCGACCATCAACCGGCAGATCGGCGTCATCTATCACATCGTTGCCACCTGTCTGG GAACTCCCCCAGAGAAGTTCACCTTCGACTATTACAATAAAGAAAAGGCGTATAACACGTTCGGCAGCCTCACCCCCAAGGAGTTCTACGACAAACACGTCAGGCCGTTGTTTGATGTTGACGATAAG GTTTGCCTGGTGAGCGACCCTCGTTCCAGCAACCCGTTCGGGAGGCTGTTCACCCTGCAGTGCCTCGGCAACGTGGTCGGCGGCCGCCAGACCGCTTACAACAACCAGCCCATCGAGACCCTGATGCA TGTGGTGAAGGACAGTATAGCGGGCGGCGAGGCGGTGTGGTTCGGCTGCGAGGTCAGCAAGCGCTTCGAGCGGAAAAATGGCCTCGAGGACCTAGACGC gCATGATTACAAACTGGTGTTCAACACGGAGGTGCAGATCGGGCTGCAGAAGGCGGACCGACTCCATTATGGGGATTCGTGCATGACGCACGCCATGGTCTTCACCGCTGTTGGGACTGAT GAAAATGGCAAGCCGACCAAGTTCCGGGTGGAGAACTCGTACAGCGACAAGGAGTATGACAAGGGGTATCTCCTGCTCACCGAGCCCTGGTTCAGGGAATTCGTTTTCGag GTGGTGGTAGACAAGAAGTACGTGCCAGCGGAAGTGATAGAGGTGTTCAAGCAGACGCCGCAAGTCCTGCCGGCCTGGGACCCCATGGGCACCCTGGCGTGCCCGCTGTGCTCGAAGGAATAA